One segment of Pseudodesulfovibrio sp. 5S69 DNA contains the following:
- a CDS encoding 4Fe-4S binding protein — protein sequence MKALRAARMERCIGCHSCSLACARQVHKVLSWNKAGIRISSSGGLSTGFEARVCLACHPAPCAEACPTGSLSQRRDGGVIQKRNLCIRCGQCAEACPVDAIFLDHLVNPYVCIHCGQCVPYCPHDCLELVDLPPKEQEEARND from the coding sequence ATGAAAGCTCTCAGAGCAGCCCGCATGGAACGATGCATCGGCTGCCATTCCTGTTCGCTGGCCTGCGCGAGACAGGTCCATAAGGTTCTTTCCTGGAACAAGGCGGGCATCCGCATCTCGTCGTCCGGCGGGCTGTCCACGGGCTTCGAGGCGCGTGTCTGCCTGGCCTGCCATCCGGCCCCCTGTGCCGAGGCCTGCCCCACGGGCTCGCTGTCCCAGCGCCGGGACGGCGGCGTGATCCAGAAGCGGAACCTGTGCATCCGTTGCGGCCAGTGCGCCGAGGCGTGCCCGGTGGACGCCATCTTCCTCGATCACCTGGTCAACCCCTACGTCTGCATCCACTGTGGCCAGTGCGTGCCCTACTGCCCCCACGACTGCCTGGAGCTGGTGGACCTGCCACCCAAGGAACAGGAGGAGGCCCGCAATGATTAG
- a CDS encoding ABC transporter ATP-binding protein has product MGSTGDHTAPPAVELIELNKSFGPVRANRDVSMAVARGTIHGIVGENGAGKSTLMGMLYGFYQADSGRIRVNGRDVKITSPAQAISQGIGMVHQHFMLVEPFTVLENVVLGAEEGGLIKTSLRHARRELERLGREYGLEVDPDAVVGDLPVGLQQRVEILKALYRGAETLILDEPTGVLTPQEADRLFAMLDTLRGQGHTVILITHKLREIMAATDTVSIMRRGTMVAHRRTAETSKEELAELMVGRKVLLRVEKAEAAPGEPILELDKVNFSDAAGVPRLRDVSLTLRRGEILGVAGVSGNGQSELLEVLSGVAAPTSGTISFKGEVIAGDGKRTNPLGMHRLGVGHVAEDRHRTAMVMDFTAAENMILGYHTGRDVNGRVLMDRGKVRRLCRDYMDRFDVRPPDPDLPATGFSGGNQQKIVLAREMERDPDLLLVGQPTRGVDIGAIEFIHKQLIELRDHGKGVLLVSVELDEILSLADRIVVMFDGRIVGEMAAGDADECSLGLLMAGCTGARDKNGGEAA; this is encoded by the coding sequence ATGGGCTCCACCGGCGACCATACGGCCCCCCCGGCGGTCGAACTGATCGAACTGAACAAGTCCTTCGGGCCGGTACGGGCCAACCGGGACGTGTCCATGGCGGTGGCCCGGGGCACCATCCACGGCATCGTGGGCGAGAACGGGGCGGGCAAGTCCACGCTCATGGGCATGCTCTACGGATTTTACCAGGCGGACAGCGGGCGCATCCGCGTGAACGGCCGGGACGTGAAGATCACCAGCCCGGCCCAGGCCATCAGTCAGGGGATCGGCATGGTCCACCAGCATTTCATGTTGGTCGAGCCGTTCACGGTGCTCGAAAACGTGGTCCTCGGGGCCGAGGAGGGCGGGTTGATCAAGACCTCCCTGCGCCACGCCCGGCGGGAGCTCGAACGGCTCGGCCGGGAGTACGGCCTGGAAGTGGACCCGGACGCCGTGGTCGGTGACCTGCCCGTGGGATTGCAGCAGCGCGTCGAGATTTTGAAGGCCCTGTATCGCGGGGCCGAGACGTTGATCCTGGACGAGCCCACGGGCGTGCTCACGCCCCAGGAAGCGGACCGGCTGTTCGCCATGCTCGACACCCTGCGCGGACAGGGACATACGGTCATCCTGATCACCCACAAGCTGCGCGAGATCATGGCCGCGACCGACACGGTATCGATCATGCGACGCGGGACCATGGTGGCCCACCGCAGGACCGCCGAAACGAGCAAGGAGGAGCTGGCCGAGCTTATGGTCGGGCGCAAGGTCCTGCTTCGGGTGGAGAAGGCCGAGGCCGCGCCCGGCGAGCCCATCCTGGAGCTGGACAAGGTGAATTTTTCCGACGCGGCGGGCGTGCCCCGATTGAGGGACGTCTCCCTGACCCTGCGCCGGGGCGAGATCCTCGGCGTGGCCGGGGTCTCTGGCAACGGCCAGTCCGAGCTGCTGGAGGTGTTGTCCGGGGTGGCCGCGCCGACTTCCGGGACCATCAGCTTCAAGGGCGAGGTCATCGCCGGGGACGGCAAGCGCACGAACCCGCTGGGCATGCACCGGCTGGGCGTGGGGCACGTGGCCGAAGACCGCCACCGCACGGCCATGGTCATGGACTTCACCGCCGCCGAGAACATGATCCTCGGCTACCATACCGGGCGCGACGTGAACGGAAGGGTGCTCATGGACCGGGGCAAGGTCCGGCGGCTGTGCCGCGACTACATGGACCGGTTCGACGTGCGCCCGCCCGACCCGGACCTCCCGGCCACGGGCTTTTCCGGGGGCAACCAGCAGAAGATCGTCCTGGCCAGGGAGATGGAGCGCGACCCGGACCTGCTCCTGGTGGGCCAGCCCACGCGCGGGGTGGACATCGGGGCCATCGAGTTCATCCACAAGCAACTCATCGAGCTGCGCGACCACGGCAAGGGCGTGCTCCTGGTCTCGGTGGAGCTGGACGAGATATTGTCCTTGGCCGACCGCATCGTGGTCATGTTCGACGGGCGCATCGTGGGCGAGATGGCGGCAGGGGATGCGGACGAATGCAGCCTGGGCCTGCTCATGGCGGGCTGTACCGGGGCCCGGGACAAAAACGGCGGGGAGGCGGCGTAG
- a CDS encoding BMP family lipoprotein has translation MPRSLVPALMILVLALCSGPAFAFKPALLYDQVGKSDRSFNEAAYRGAEKFSKESGLPYQEFTPTNESQYAQAMQRFAARGYDPIIVVGFSYASVLEQIAPQFPDTRFVIVDMAVDRPNVESVVFKEHEGSFLVGMIAAMKTKTGKIGFVGGMDIPLIRKFALGYKEGARYVNKGITIFENMTGDTPAAWGDPIKAGELARSQFDRGADVVYQAAGSSGLGVLQAAADLHKFSIGTDANQNYLHPGSVLTSMVKRVDLAVFEALRDAEAGTWKPGVRLLGLAEGGVDYSLDRYNEALITPAMRARVDKAKADIISDKIVVTNYFDIMDR, from the coding sequence ATGCCCCGCTCGCTCGTACCCGCCCTCATGATCCTGGTCCTGGCCCTGTGCTCCGGCCCCGCCTTCGCCTTCAAGCCCGCCTTGCTCTACGACCAGGTGGGCAAGTCCGACCGGTCGTTCAACGAGGCCGCCTATCGCGGCGCGGAGAAGTTCAGTAAGGAATCCGGGCTCCCGTACCAGGAGTTCACCCCGACCAACGAGTCGCAGTACGCCCAGGCCATGCAGCGCTTCGCGGCGCGCGGGTACGACCCGATCATCGTGGTCGGATTCTCCTACGCCTCGGTCCTGGAGCAGATCGCCCCGCAGTTTCCGGACACCCGGTTCGTCATCGTGGACATGGCCGTGGACCGGCCCAATGTGGAGTCCGTGGTCTTCAAGGAGCACGAGGGCTCGTTCCTGGTGGGCATGATCGCGGCCATGAAGACGAAGACCGGCAAGATCGGCTTTGTCGGCGGCATGGACATCCCGCTGATCCGCAAGTTCGCCCTGGGCTACAAGGAAGGGGCGCGGTACGTGAACAAGGGCATCACCATCTTCGAGAACATGACCGGCGACACCCCGGCGGCCTGGGGCGACCCGATCAAGGCGGGCGAGCTGGCCCGCTCCCAGTTCGACCGGGGCGCGGACGTGGTCTACCAGGCCGCGGGCAGCTCCGGGCTGGGCGTACTCCAGGCCGCGGCCGACCTGCACAAATTTTCCATCGGCACGGACGCCAACCAGAACTATCTGCACCCCGGGAGCGTGCTGACTTCCATGGTCAAGCGCGTGGACCTGGCCGTGTTCGAGGCCCTGCGCGACGCCGAGGCCGGGACCTGGAAGCCGGGCGTCCGGCTGCTCGGGCTGGCCGAGGGCGGGGTGGACTACTCGCTGGACCGGTACAACGAGGCCCTGATCACCCCGGCAATGCGGGCGCGCGTGGACAAGGCCAAGGCGGACATCATTTCGGACAAAATCGTCGTCACCAACTACTTCGACATCATGGACAGGTAG
- a CDS encoding BMP family lipoprotein yields the protein MFRKLMIPAVVALVLAFFASNALALNPAVIYDLGGKFDKSFNQAAHMGAERFSQETGIKYRDFEPTNESQYEQALRRFASRGSDLIVVVGFSFASALEKIAPEFPDTKFVIIDMVVAQPNVESVVFKEHEGSFLVGMLAAMKTKTGKIGFVGGMDVPLIRKFALGYKEGAQYVNKDITLFENMTGTTPAAWGDPIKAGELARSQFDRGADVVFTAAGGSGMGVLQAAADARKFSIGVDSNQNYIHPGSVLTSMVKRVDLAVFEAMRDARNGDWEPGLKVLGLAEGGVDYAMDKYNEALITPEMKARVDQAKADIISGKIVVTNYFDIMDR from the coding sequence ATGTTCCGCAAGCTGATGATACCCGCCGTGGTTGCCTTGGTTCTGGCGTTTTTCGCCAGCAACGCGTTGGCTCTCAACCCGGCCGTAATCTATGATCTGGGCGGCAAGTTCGACAAGTCGTTCAACCAGGCCGCGCACATGGGCGCCGAGCGGTTTTCGCAGGAGACCGGCATCAAGTACCGGGACTTCGAGCCGACCAACGAGTCCCAGTACGAGCAGGCCCTGCGGCGGTTCGCGTCCCGGGGCAGCGACCTGATCGTGGTGGTCGGGTTTTCGTTCGCCTCGGCGCTGGAGAAGATCGCCCCGGAGTTCCCGGACACCAAGTTCGTGATCATCGACATGGTCGTTGCCCAGCCCAACGTGGAGTCCGTGGTCTTCAAGGAGCATGAGGGCTCGTTTCTGGTGGGCATGCTGGCGGCCATGAAGACCAAGACCGGCAAGATCGGCTTTGTCGGCGGCATGGACGTGCCGCTGATCCGCAAGTTCGCCCTGGGCTACAAGGAAGGGGCGCAGTACGTGAACAAGGACATCACCCTCTTCGAGAACATGACCGGGACCACCCCTGCGGCCTGGGGCGACCCGATCAAGGCGGGCGAGTTGGCCCGCTCCCAGTTCGACCGCGGCGCGGACGTGGTCTTTACCGCGGCGGGCGGATCCGGCATGGGCGTGCTCCAGGCCGCGGCGGACGCCAGGAAGTTCTCCATCGGCGTGGACTCCAACCAGAACTACATCCATCCCGGAAGCGTGCTGACCTCCATGGTCAAGCGCGTGGACCTGGCCGTGTTTGAGGCCATGCGCGATGCGCGCAACGGCGACTGGGAGCCCGGCCTGAAGGTTTTGGGCCTGGCCGAGGGCGGTGTCGACTACGCCATGGACAAGTACAACGAAGCCCTGATCACTCCGGAGATGAAGGCCAGGGTGGACCAGGCCAAGGCGGACATTATCTCGGGCAAGATCGTGGTCACCAACTACTTCGACATCATGGACCGCTAG
- a CDS encoding aldehyde ferredoxin oxidoreductase N-terminal domain-containing protein, translating into MIRDFFRVMVVDLTSGKTRLKELPGRGEYLGGSGLAAYLFREFGRIDRDWDDPEQPLIFAIGPLTGYFPLMSKTCCAFRSPYHNQYTESYAGGKSALSLRFADLDALVITGKAKRLTAICVGSRLVDVRDVEYMRGFDAIQTGRVLRKIFPGSGRRSIMRIGPAGENLSAYACINVDTYRHFGRLGGGTVMGAKNLKAICVLGDRGFDLPEGKAYPKLYKHIFEQLTTTEMMAKYHGLGTAVNINPLNALKSLPWKNLQQTSSPAAENISGETFADDTLLRNAACAGCPVGCIHVGFVREQFQTNNQYLYRQVGYDYEPIFSCGGMLEVTDAPEVLRILDVIEKEGLDCMSAGVALAWATEALERGVVSEKETLVPLKWGDSETYMQAVEHLGRPGNDFYRLLAQGTMKCAKAYGGEDFACVLGQEMAGYATGEVFFVAEGLGFRHSHLDSGGYAYDQKHAEKDVDKALNFLLQDGRERIVLNCMVGCLFSRGVYKEDLLAEALESVGYGELNGSVDDIGKRVQRMRWRLRLQMGYRPDEVKIPKRYTEITTWKGPVDVDYMDALRRAYAASILEMGADPEEEGGE; encoded by the coding sequence ATGATTAGAGACTTCTTCCGCGTCATGGTGGTCGACCTGACCTCGGGCAAGACCCGCCTCAAGGAGCTTCCCGGCCGGGGCGAGTACCTGGGCGGCTCCGGCCTGGCCGCGTACCTGTTCCGGGAGTTCGGACGCATAGACCGCGACTGGGACGACCCCGAGCAGCCCCTGATCTTCGCCATCGGCCCGCTGACCGGGTATTTCCCGCTGATGAGCAAGACCTGCTGCGCCTTCCGCTCGCCCTACCACAACCAGTACACCGAGAGCTACGCGGGCGGGAAATCCGCCCTGTCCCTGCGTTTCGCCGACCTGGACGCCCTGGTCATCACCGGCAAGGCCAAACGGCTGACGGCCATATGCGTGGGGTCGCGCCTGGTGGACGTCCGCGACGTGGAGTACATGCGCGGCTTCGACGCCATCCAGACCGGCCGGGTTCTGCGCAAGATATTCCCCGGCTCGGGACGCCGCTCGATCATGCGCATCGGCCCGGCGGGCGAGAACCTGTCCGCCTACGCCTGCATCAACGTGGACACCTACCGGCACTTCGGACGGCTGGGCGGCGGCACGGTCATGGGCGCCAAGAACCTCAAGGCCATCTGCGTGCTCGGCGACCGGGGCTTCGACCTGCCCGAGGGCAAGGCGTACCCCAAGCTGTACAAGCATATCTTCGAGCAACTGACCACCACCGAGATGATGGCCAAGTACCACGGCCTGGGCACGGCGGTGAACATCAACCCGCTCAACGCCCTCAAGTCCCTGCCGTGGAAGAACCTGCAGCAGACCTCGAGCCCGGCGGCCGAGAACATCTCGGGCGAGACCTTTGCCGACGACACCCTGCTGCGCAACGCGGCCTGCGCGGGCTGCCCGGTGGGCTGCATCCACGTGGGCTTCGTGCGCGAGCAGTTCCAGACCAACAACCAGTATCTCTACCGCCAGGTGGGCTACGACTACGAGCCCATCTTTTCCTGCGGCGGCATGCTCGAGGTGACCGACGCCCCCGAAGTCCTGCGCATCCTCGACGTCATCGAGAAGGAGGGGCTGGACTGCATGTCCGCGGGCGTGGCCCTGGCCTGGGCCACCGAGGCCCTGGAGCGGGGAGTCGTCTCCGAAAAGGAGACCCTGGTTCCGCTCAAATGGGGCGACTCCGAGACCTATATGCAGGCCGTGGAGCACCTCGGCCGTCCGGGCAACGACTTCTACCGGCTCTTGGCCCAGGGGACCATGAAGTGCGCCAAGGCGTACGGCGGCGAGGACTTCGCCTGCGTGCTCGGCCAGGAGATGGCCGGCTACGCCACGGGCGAGGTCTTCTTCGTGGCCGAGGGGCTGGGCTTCCGCCACTCGCACCTGGACTCCGGCGGCTACGCCTACGACCAGAAGCACGCCGAGAAGGATGTGGACAAGGCCCTGAACTTCCTGCTCCAGGACGGCCGCGAGCGGATCGTGCTCAACTGCATGGTCGGCTGCCTGTTCTCGCGCGGGGTGTACAAGGAGGACCTCCTGGCCGAGGCCCTGGAATCCGTGGGCTACGGCGAACTGAACGGGTCCGTGGACGACATCGGCAAACGGGTCCAGCGCATGCGCTGGCGGCTCAGGCTTCAGATGGGCTACCGCCCGGACGAGGTCAAGATCCCCAAGCGGTACACCGAGATCACCACCTGGAAGGGCCCAGTGGACGTCGACTACATGGACGCCCTGCGCCGGGCCTACGCGGCCAGCATTCTGGAAATGGGCGCGGACCCGGAGGAAGAGGGCGGAGAATAG